The following coding sequences are from one Nonlabens arenilitoris window:
- a CDS encoding DUF305 domain-containing protein, translated as MNSNEHNNKEGMSQYTKFFLMLGASFIAMYITMYLNTYEFDHVRFSLTRFYMVCLGISTMAVIMLLFMLNMYKNKKKNIAILVGSAVLFLGALGLVREQKSTVGDILWMKAMIPHHSIAILTSERADIQDPEVKKLAEEIIKAQRKEIEEMNAMIERLQNEK; from the coding sequence ATGAATTCAAACGAACACAACAACAAAGAAGGAATGAGCCAGTACACTAAGTTTTTCTTGATGCTGGGAGCATCATTTATAGCAATGTACATTACAATGTATTTAAATACTTATGAATTTGATCACGTAAGATTTAGTCTTACTCGATTTTATATGGTCTGTTTAGGTATTTCTACTATGGCTGTAATAATGCTATTATTTATGCTTAATATGTATAAAAATAAGAAGAAGAATATTGCCATTTTGGTGGGAAGTGCCGTGTTATTTCTGGGAGCTTTAGGATTAGTGCGTGAGCAAAAATCTACTGTAGGCGATATACTCTGGATGAAAGCAATGATACCACACCATTCAATAGCAATTTTAACCAGTGAGCGTGCAGATATACAAGATCCAGAAGTAAAAAAACTTGCAGAGGAAATTATCAAAGCACAACGAAAAGAGATTGAAGAAATGAATGCGATGATCGAACGTTTACAAAACGAGAAATAA
- a CDS encoding efflux RND transporter periplasmic adaptor subunit has translation MNKNILYIALALIVGLLGGWLIFGSSGSDAKANKGVSEMSDTHDHSGESPNQMWTCSMHPQIMQPEPGDCPICGMDLIPAESGADGLAMNEIKMTENAMALANIQTTIVGNGTISEDDGMITLSGKIATNEENNAIQASYFDGRIERLNVNYEGQKVNRGQLLATIYAPNLVAAQQELLTTASLKESQPELYKAVRNKLKLWKLSEAQINAIETSGKVRDNFPIYATVSGTVSEVMAREGDYVKQGQPILKVSNLNSVWAEFDAYENQISDLKVGQKIKVVTNAYADKEFDATVSFIDPILNNATRTVTVRATLKNTDDLFKPGMFVTGKLKGEMMMTNEIITVPASAVMWTGERSLVYIKTNPNEPVFEMREVTIGNRNGENYAVIEGLQTGDEIVTNGTFTVDATAQLQGKKSMMNQGKEQASEMPMSQMKMEFTENFQKQFKKALKPYLQMKDALVASDANQVSAFAKATSVSLKSVDIKSLGSMEQSHIKKSIEMLDAIATNDDLENKRDHFVILNENMVPIAMSINGTDEMLYVQKCPMANNNKGAVWLSAEKDIRNPYYGDAMLTCGSVIEEIK, from the coding sequence ATGAACAAGAACATTTTATATATCGCACTTGCACTAATCGTGGGACTACTAGGTGGATGGCTCATTTTTGGTAGTTCAGGTAGTGATGCCAAGGCAAACAAGGGCGTTTCTGAAATGTCAGATACCCACGACCATTCTGGCGAGTCGCCAAACCAAATGTGGACCTGCTCAATGCACCCACAGATTATGCAGCCCGAACCAGGCGACTGCCCTATATGTGGAATGGACTTGATACCTGCTGAATCTGGTGCAGATGGTCTTGCAATGAATGAGATTAAAATGACAGAGAACGCAATGGCGCTGGCCAACATTCAAACTACTATTGTGGGTAATGGCACTATATCAGAAGACGATGGAATGATTACGCTTTCCGGCAAAATCGCGACCAACGAAGAAAACAACGCTATACAAGCAAGCTATTTCGATGGGCGTATTGAGCGTTTGAATGTCAATTATGAAGGCCAAAAAGTAAATCGTGGTCAATTGCTGGCTACAATTTATGCGCCAAATTTGGTCGCTGCACAGCAAGAATTGCTCACAACCGCTTCATTAAAAGAATCGCAGCCTGAACTGTATAAAGCAGTGCGCAACAAATTGAAACTATGGAAACTTTCAGAAGCCCAAATTAATGCGATTGAGACTTCAGGAAAAGTGCGAGATAATTTTCCAATTTATGCCACCGTTTCAGGAACGGTTTCAGAAGTGATGGCACGTGAAGGCGACTATGTAAAACAAGGTCAACCCATTTTGAAGGTAAGCAATCTAAATTCAGTTTGGGCAGAATTTGACGCCTATGAAAATCAGATTTCAGATTTAAAAGTAGGTCAGAAAATAAAGGTAGTAACCAATGCCTATGCCGATAAAGAATTTGACGCCACGGTTTCTTTTATTGACCCGATATTGAACAATGCAACAAGAACGGTTACCGTAAGAGCAACCCTTAAAAATACAGATGACCTATTTAAACCAGGTATGTTTGTAACTGGCAAACTTAAAGGGGAAATGATGATGACTAATGAAATAATAACAGTTCCTGCAAGTGCCGTAATGTGGACAGGCGAACGCTCACTGGTCTATATAAAAACCAACCCCAACGAACCTGTTTTTGAAATGCGTGAAGTGACCATAGGAAACCGAAATGGCGAAAATTATGCTGTGATAGAAGGCTTACAAACTGGCGACGAGATTGTGACAAACGGAACCTTTACAGTAGACGCAACAGCCCAGCTACAAGGCAAAAAATCTATGATGAATCAGGGAAAAGAACAGGCATCTGAGATGCCTATGTCTCAAATGAAAATGGAATTTACAGAGAATTTTCAAAAGCAATTTAAAAAGGCCCTCAAGCCGTATTTACAGATGAAAGATGCTTTGGTAGCAAGCGACGCAAATCAGGTTTCCGCTTTCGCGAAAGCGACATCAGTATCCTTAAAATCCGTAGATATTAAGAGTCTCGGTAGTATGGAACAATCACATATCAAGAAAAGTATCGAAATGCTTGACGCCATTGCAACGAATGACGATCTTGAAAATAAACGCGACCATTTTGTGATATTAAATGAAAATATGGTGCCCATTGCGATGAGTATAAATGGAACCGATGAGATGCTATACGTTCAGAAGTGTCCAATGGCCAATAATAATAAAGGCGCGGTCTGGCTAAGTGCTGAAAAGGACATACGCAATCCTTATTATGGCGATGCGATGCTTACTTGTGGTAGTGTTATTGAGGAAATCAAATAA
- a CDS encoding DUF6660 family protein: MKIFTLIFSFYLLALNFAPCSDANVDSSEYSTQIELSQNDTDDHDHNLLDMCSPFCHCHCCHVHTLDFGLNVLDLYHPADYKLSTVYFDSIGKDISLSLFQPPRA, encoded by the coding sequence GTGAAAATTTTTACGCTCATATTCTCATTTTATCTGCTCGCGCTTAATTTTGCGCCTTGTAGTGATGCAAATGTTGACTCTTCTGAGTATAGCACGCAAATAGAATTATCACAAAATGATACTGACGATCACGACCACAACCTACTTGATATGTGTTCTCCTTTTTGTCATTGTCATTGCTGTCACGTTCACACGTTGGATTTTGGGTTAAATGTCTTAGACCTATACCATCCTGCAGACTATAAACTTTCTACAGTTTATTTTGACAGTATAGGTAAGGATATTTCCCTTTCCCTATTCCAACCACCACGGGCATAA
- a CDS encoding CusA/CzcA family heavy metal efflux RND transporter, protein MINKIIDFSINNKFIIGLLTFVLIGAGIWSMTQVPIDAVPDITNNQVQVITQSPNLGTEDIEQFVTYPVEISMSNLPNVQEIRSVSRFGLSVVTIVFDDDIGTYLPRQLVAEKLPEVQEQIPAGFGEPAMGPISTGLGEIYQYTLEVDDKMRDTYTATELRTIQDWIVRRQMSMVPGVVEVNAFGGNQKQYEVAVDPNELRAIGITISDVFSALENNNQNTGGAYIERNHQANFIRGEGLARTTSDIENMVVKTVNGIPIKVKDVGTVNIGSAVRYGALTKDGKGEAVGGMILMLKGANSNEVIENVKTRMKQIQKSLPEGVSIVPFLDRSELIAETTGTVTGNLLEGGLIVIFVLVLLLGNWRGGLIVASTIPLSLLFAFILMNVFDVWANLMSLGAIDFGIIVDGSVIIVEATVFLMYSYIVKKQEVDKSDAFAKAENRKSLNDEIAAKASKKMMNAAFFGQLIILIVFLPILALEGVEGKMFQPMALTFIFAMIGAMILCLTYVPMVSALFLRVPKNDKKSYGDKLVHWVERKYEPLLTKSLSKGKIIVSVAVALFAVAIFAFTRMGGEFIPQLDEGDLAFHAILKPGSSLTETIETTTKIERIVKSEFPEVKTIISRIGVADVPTDPMPMDIADVFVILKPSDEWTSASSKEELLDKMKEAVSIVPGVNFEFTQPIEMRFNELLTGVREDVAIKLFGEDLDILASKAEEMGRIIASVPGVADMKVEATDGLPQITVNYNRNKLAQYGLEINQLNSVVQASFAGGKAGVIFEGEKRFDLVVRLKAENRTSINDIQNLFINLPSGAQIPLKEVANVSYEPGPMQISRDNTNRRTYVGINIRGRDVKSVVEDIQVRLDEQFELPSGYFLRYGGAFENLERASNRLQTVVPIALLLIFILIYFALKSFPQTLMIYLAIPMATIGGVFALWLRDMPFSISAGVGFIVLFGVAVLNGLVMISGLNELKEEGVTNLRDRIVEGTKRRIRPIMLTAFTDILGFLPMAISSSAGAEVQRPLATVVIGGLLTSTLLTLFILPIFYQWVEKRSERKMKLNPHYVTATAVLCLFFFIPSARAQEMTRRLDTTILQQQGYPEIALDSAVVLAKKNYPSLQTGKLEIRRQNVLKASAYELGSTQVFTGGEEVANGQGIYTLLGIGQQNIDLLGIGAKKRLQKQRIALAEAAYNLTELQVTQEVKNAWSEAFQQKRKMKLYKELDSIYSQFSKAVQLNLEVEAISRLEFASAKNQALQIKNKYHQAQRDYSIALQKLNLWLGSEIIYTVPDDYQSNVLGFNYNKDLNEHPELLLSRKRVDEAEANYDVARANLLPTFNLQGGIQQVNGNSGFYTYQAGISIPLFSGSDRSRAKAAKIESQIVSTNADFKERQIESEYQQAVQAYQKWEEAWQFYKNESLPLAKEQRKGALLAYREGAVDYAAFTQIIRDAIQTEMDALEALDQYLTALFKLEYYTL, encoded by the coding sequence ATGATTAATAAAATCATTGATTTTTCAATCAATAATAAATTTATTATTGGGTTACTCACATTTGTACTTATCGGTGCAGGTATATGGAGTATGACACAAGTACCTATTGATGCTGTGCCCGATATTACAAATAACCAAGTACAGGTAATCACTCAATCACCTAATCTAGGGACTGAAGATATTGAGCAATTTGTAACCTATCCTGTCGAAATTTCGATGAGTAATTTACCTAATGTTCAAGAGATACGCTCTGTATCTCGTTTTGGGCTATCAGTGGTTACTATCGTATTCGATGACGATATTGGCACCTATTTACCACGACAGTTAGTTGCCGAAAAACTGCCCGAAGTACAAGAACAGATACCAGCAGGATTTGGAGAACCAGCAATGGGGCCTATATCTACTGGATTAGGAGAGATTTATCAATATACCCTTGAGGTAGATGATAAAATGCGTGATACATATACCGCAACAGAACTGCGTACGATACAAGACTGGATTGTACGTCGCCAGATGTCTATGGTGCCAGGTGTGGTAGAAGTCAATGCCTTTGGTGGTAATCAAAAGCAATATGAGGTGGCTGTAGATCCTAATGAGCTCCGTGCCATAGGTATCACAATATCTGACGTCTTTTCTGCCTTAGAAAACAACAATCAAAATACGGGAGGCGCTTATATAGAGCGTAATCATCAAGCAAACTTTATACGTGGCGAAGGTCTAGCAAGAACTACTTCTGACATTGAGAATATGGTAGTAAAAACCGTTAATGGTATTCCTATCAAAGTTAAAGATGTAGGGACAGTGAATATAGGAAGTGCTGTACGTTATGGTGCACTAACTAAGGACGGTAAAGGCGAAGCCGTAGGCGGAATGATTCTAATGCTCAAAGGAGCAAACTCTAATGAGGTTATCGAGAATGTGAAGACTCGAATGAAGCAAATTCAAAAATCTCTACCAGAAGGCGTGAGCATTGTTCCATTTCTAGACCGTAGTGAATTAATTGCAGAAACTACTGGAACGGTAACTGGTAATTTACTGGAAGGTGGACTAATAGTGATTTTTGTATTAGTGCTCTTATTAGGAAACTGGCGTGGTGGTCTTATTGTGGCCTCTACCATTCCACTATCTCTTCTTTTTGCATTCATTTTGATGAACGTTTTTGATGTATGGGCAAACTTAATGAGCTTAGGAGCTATTGATTTTGGAATCATTGTAGATGGCTCTGTAATCATTGTAGAAGCCACCGTTTTTTTGATGTATTCATACATCGTTAAAAAACAGGAAGTTGATAAGAGTGACGCTTTCGCGAAAGCGGAAAACAGAAAATCACTTAATGACGAAATAGCTGCAAAGGCATCCAAAAAAATGATGAATGCAGCCTTTTTTGGTCAGCTCATCATACTTATTGTGTTTCTTCCTATTCTAGCTCTAGAAGGAGTTGAAGGTAAAATGTTTCAGCCTATGGCGCTCACATTCATTTTTGCAATGATAGGTGCAATGATATTGTGTCTTACTTATGTCCCAATGGTTTCGGCATTATTCTTACGAGTGCCTAAGAACGATAAAAAATCATACGGAGATAAATTAGTCCATTGGGTAGAACGTAAGTACGAACCGCTTCTCACTAAATCCCTAAGCAAAGGAAAGATAATTGTAAGTGTTGCCGTTGCACTTTTTGCGGTTGCCATTTTTGCTTTTACAAGAATGGGTGGAGAATTTATACCACAATTAGATGAAGGTGATTTAGCATTTCACGCTATTTTAAAACCGGGAAGTTCACTTACTGAAACTATCGAAACCACAACAAAGATTGAACGTATTGTAAAATCTGAGTTTCCAGAGGTAAAAACCATCATAAGCCGTATAGGTGTTGCAGATGTTCCTACAGACCCAATGCCTATGGACATTGCAGATGTATTTGTGATTTTAAAACCTAGTGACGAGTGGACATCTGCTAGTTCAAAAGAAGAACTGCTGGATAAAATGAAGGAAGCCGTGAGCATTGTGCCTGGTGTAAATTTTGAATTCACTCAACCTATAGAAATGCGATTTAATGAGTTGCTCACAGGTGTGCGTGAAGATGTTGCTATAAAGCTTTTTGGCGAAGACCTAGATATACTGGCTAGCAAAGCCGAAGAGATGGGTAGAATTATTGCAAGCGTTCCTGGTGTGGCAGATATGAAGGTGGAAGCAACAGACGGCTTGCCTCAAATAACTGTAAACTACAATCGGAATAAACTAGCGCAATATGGATTAGAAATCAATCAGCTTAATAGCGTGGTACAAGCCTCATTTGCTGGTGGTAAAGCAGGTGTCATATTTGAAGGAGAAAAAAGATTTGACCTTGTTGTGCGATTAAAAGCTGAAAACAGAACTAGCATCAATGACATTCAAAATCTATTTATCAATTTACCTTCAGGAGCTCAAATCCCTTTAAAGGAAGTGGCAAACGTTTCTTATGAACCTGGACCTATGCAAATAAGTCGCGACAATACAAATAGAAGAACCTATGTAGGTATTAATATTAGAGGTCGTGATGTAAAATCTGTTGTAGAGGATATACAAGTGAGACTGGATGAGCAATTTGAATTACCATCTGGTTACTTCTTGCGCTATGGTGGTGCTTTTGAGAATTTGGAACGTGCTAGTAATCGATTGCAAACCGTCGTGCCTATTGCGCTCCTACTTATTTTTATACTTATCTATTTTGCCTTAAAATCATTTCCGCAGACGTTAATGATTTATCTCGCAATTCCTATGGCAACTATAGGTGGTGTATTTGCACTATGGTTACGTGATATGCCATTTAGTATTTCGGCAGGTGTTGGTTTTATTGTGCTCTTTGGGGTTGCGGTCCTCAATGGACTTGTAATGATAAGCGGTCTTAATGAATTAAAAGAAGAAGGTGTCACAAACTTACGAGACAGAATTGTAGAAGGAACAAAGCGCAGGATACGACCTATTATGCTTACCGCATTTACAGATATTCTTGGGTTTTTGCCTATGGCCATATCATCATCTGCTGGTGCAGAAGTACAACGGCCACTTGCAACCGTAGTTATAGGTGGATTATTGACCTCTACCTTACTTACACTTTTTATTCTTCCTATATTTTATCAATGGGTAGAAAAGCGTTCGGAACGCAAAATGAAGCTCAATCCACATTATGTAACTGCCACAGCAGTTCTCTGTTTGTTCTTTTTCATACCAAGTGCAAGAGCACAAGAAATGACGAGAAGATTGGATACAACTATTTTGCAGCAACAAGGCTATCCAGAGATTGCCCTAGATAGTGCTGTAGTTCTTGCAAAAAAGAATTACCCATCATTGCAAACTGGTAAATTAGAAATACGACGTCAAAATGTGCTCAAGGCTAGTGCTTACGAATTGGGAAGTACACAAGTTTTTACTGGTGGAGAAGAAGTAGCAAATGGTCAGGGAATTTATACCTTATTAGGAATCGGACAGCAAAATATTGATTTACTAGGTATTGGCGCAAAAAAGCGATTGCAAAAACAACGTATCGCTCTAGCTGAAGCGGCTTATAATCTTACCGAACTTCAAGTTACTCAAGAGGTAAAAAATGCGTGGTCAGAAGCTTTTCAGCAAAAACGTAAGATGAAATTGTACAAGGAACTAGACTCGATTTACAGTCAGTTTTCAAAAGCAGTCCAACTAAATTTGGAAGTAGAAGCCATCTCACGATTAGAATTTGCTTCTGCAAAAAATCAAGCATTGCAAATTAAAAATAAATATCATCAAGCACAACGAGATTATAGCATAGCATTGCAGAAACTAAATCTTTGGTTAGGTTCGGAGATTATTTATACGGTGCCCGATGACTATCAATCTAATGTCCTTGGTTTTAATTATAATAAGGATTTAAATGAGCATCCAGAATTATTGCTTTCGCGAAAGCGTGTGGATGAAGCCGAAGCTAATTATGATGTAGCACGGGCAAATTTGTTACCTACATTTAATTTACAAGGCGGCATACAGCAAGTAAATGGAAATAGTGGGTTTTATACCTATCAAGCAGGTATATCCATACCTCTTTTTTCTGGTTCCGATAGAAGTCGAGCTAAAGCTGCAAAAATTGAAAGCCAAATAGTCAGCACTAATGCAGATTTTAAAGAGCGACAGATTGAATCAGAATATCAACAAGCGGTTCAAGCCTATCAGAAGTGGGAAGAAGCTTGGCAATTTTACAAAAATGAATCCTTACCACTTGCAAAAGAGCAACGTAAAGGAGCATTACTGGCTTATCGAGAAGGTGCGGTAGACTACGCTGCATTTA